Proteins from a genomic interval of Massilia sp. KIM:
- the lnt gene encoding apolipoprotein N-acyltransferase has translation MLRRRSTTAGAPVSDARGDKPSLLLLAGAVLAGLSSLLSFQPVGWWPLQFLALAWLFYQVGKQTSVRRATLIGWAFGFGWSVAGMHWLYVFMTRFAHLPMALATVGVILLGLYMGLYGAFTAGVAAWLRKRWSLPVAAFVLLVLPVTWGVSEWLRGWVFTGFPWAASGYAHDGAPLAGYAPLIGVYGIGVLVALCAGCITMLTQRARWPAIGLLALVLGAGAGLRTVAWTEETGQPITVRLLQGNIPQDRKFDLAFLNQILAKYQGMITSAPADLIATPETAIPVFPHQMPEGYLEGLQRFSSASGSTLAIGMPLLDGPRQYANSVVALSPQPQAYRYDKAHLVPFGEFIPPGFRWFTDMLNLPLNDATRGKPLQAPFAVKDQLVLPNICYEDVFGEEIAYQLRSAARPATLLLNVSNLSWYGQSVAIPQHLQISRMRTLETGRPMLRSTNDGATAVIDHRGVVRQLLPFYQEGVLTATVRGTTGMTPYVRFGNALFLILGAVALGAAWFAGRRYRGKTGA, from the coding sequence ATGCTGCGCCGCCGTTCGACCACTGCGGGCGCTCCCGTATCCGACGCGCGCGGCGACAAGCCCTCGCTCCTGCTGCTCGCCGGCGCCGTCCTGGCCGGCCTGAGTTCCCTGCTCTCCTTCCAGCCGGTCGGCTGGTGGCCGCTGCAGTTCCTGGCCCTGGCCTGGCTGTTCTACCAGGTCGGCAAGCAGACTTCCGTGCGGCGCGCGACCCTGATCGGCTGGGCCTTCGGCTTCGGCTGGTCGGTGGCGGGCATGCACTGGCTGTACGTGTTCATGACCCGCTTCGCCCACCTGCCCATGGCCCTGGCCACGGTCGGGGTGATCCTGCTCGGCCTGTACATGGGCCTGTACGGCGCCTTCACCGCCGGCGTCGCGGCCTGGCTGCGCAAGCGCTGGTCGCTGCCGGTGGCCGCCTTCGTGCTGCTGGTGCTGCCCGTGACCTGGGGCGTGTCGGAATGGCTGCGCGGCTGGGTATTCACCGGCTTCCCGTGGGCCGCTTCCGGCTACGCCCATGACGGCGCGCCGCTGGCCGGCTACGCGCCGCTGATCGGCGTGTACGGCATCGGCGTGCTGGTGGCCCTGTGCGCGGGCTGCATCACCATGCTCACCCAGCGCGCGCGCTGGCCGGCGATCGGCCTGCTGGCCCTGGTGCTGGGCGCGGGCGCCGGCCTGCGCACGGTCGCCTGGACCGAGGAAACCGGCCAGCCGATCACGGTGCGTCTGCTGCAGGGGAACATCCCGCAGGACCGCAAGTTCGACCTCGCCTTCCTGAACCAGATCCTGGCCAAGTACCAGGGCATGATCACGTCCGCGCCGGCCGACCTGATCGCCACGCCGGAAACCGCGATCCCGGTCTTCCCGCACCAGATGCCGGAGGGCTACCTCGAGGGCCTGCAGCGCTTTTCGAGCGCCAGCGGCAGCACCCTGGCGATCGGCATGCCGCTGCTGGATGGCCCGCGCCAGTACGCCAACAGCGTGGTGGCGCTCTCACCCCAGCCCCAGGCCTACCGCTACGACAAAGCCCACCTGGTGCCCTTCGGCGAATTCATTCCGCCGGGCTTCCGCTGGTTCACCGACATGCTGAACCTGCCGCTCAACGACGCCACCCGCGGCAAGCCGCTGCAGGCCCCGTTCGCGGTGAAGGACCAGCTGGTGCTGCCGAATATCTGCTACGAGGACGTGTTCGGCGAGGAGATCGCCTACCAGTTGCGCAGCGCCGCCAGGCCCGCGACCCTGCTGCTGAACGTGTCCAACCTGTCCTGGTACGGGCAATCGGTCGCTATTCCCCAGCACCTGCAGATCTCGCGCATGCGCACCCTGGAAACCGGCCGTCCGATGCTGAGGTCGACCAACGACGGCGCCACCGCCGTGATCGACCATCGCGGCGTGGTCCGCCAGCTGCTGCCCTTCTACCAGGAAGGCGTGCTGACCGCCACTGTGCGCGGCACGACTGGCATGACGCCCTATGTCCGTTTCGGGAATGCGCTGTTCCTGATCCTGGGCGCGGTCGCGCTCGGCGCCGCCTGGTTCGCCGGGCGCCGCTACCGCGGCAAGACTGGCGCCTGA
- a CDS encoding HlyC/CorC family transporter has product MPEYPSDVRSDAKPHRSLFERLTALISPEPENRAELLEVLHEAHERNLIDADALSMIEGVFQVSDLSVRDIMVPRSQMDVIDITKPIEEWLPIVLETAHSRFPAIEGERDKVVGILLAKDLLRYYAEESFNVRDMLRPAIFIPESKRLNVLLRDFRANHNHMAIVVDEYSGVAGLITIEDVLEQIVGDIEDEYDFDEEEDNILSIKEGQLGPRWRVKALTEIEQFNEEIGADLPEDDVDTIGGLVASHLGRMPHKGEVFDLQNLRFEVLRADARQIHVLLVEKLPLQDDDHD; this is encoded by the coding sequence ATGCCCGAGTATCCCAGTGACGTCCGATCGGACGCCAAACCCCATCGGTCGCTGTTCGAACGGCTGACCGCTCTCATCTCCCCAGAGCCAGAAAACCGTGCCGAACTGCTCGAAGTCCTGCACGAAGCCCATGAACGCAACCTGATCGACGCCGACGCGCTCTCGATGATCGAAGGCGTGTTCCAGGTCTCCGACCTGTCGGTGCGCGACATCATGGTGCCGCGCTCGCAAATGGACGTCATCGACATCACCAAGCCGATCGAGGAATGGCTCCCGATCGTGCTCGAGACCGCGCACTCGCGCTTCCCCGCCATCGAAGGCGAGCGCGACAAGGTGGTCGGCATCCTGCTGGCAAAGGACCTGCTGCGCTACTACGCAGAAGAATCCTTCAACGTGCGCGACATGCTACGCCCGGCGATCTTCATCCCGGAATCGAAGCGCCTGAACGTGCTGCTGCGCGACTTCCGCGCCAACCACAACCACATGGCCATCGTGGTCGACGAGTATTCCGGCGTGGCCGGGCTGATCACCATCGAGGACGTGCTCGAGCAGATCGTCGGCGACATCGAGGACGAGTACGACTTCGACGAGGAAGAAGACAACATCCTGTCGATCAAGGAGGGCCAGCTGGGCCCGCGCTGGCGCGTCAAGGCGCTGACCGAGATCGAGCAGTTCAACGAAGAGATCGGCGCCGACCTGCCCGAGGACGACGTCGACACCATCGGCGGCCTGGTCGCCAGCCACCTCGGGCGCATGCCCCACAAGGGCGAGGTGTTCGACCTGCAGAACCTGCGTTTCGAGGTGCTGCGCGCGGACGCCCGCCAGATCCACGTGCTGCTGGTCGAAAAGCTCCCGCTCCAGGACGACGACCACGACTGA
- a CDS encoding (2Fe-2S)-binding protein, giving the protein MPALNINGSNTTLNVPDDMPLLWALRDVAGLTGTKFGCGVALCGACTVHVDGQPTRSCITPVSAVVGKNIVTIEAIGKDPVGAKVQAAWREIDVVQCGYCQSGQIMAATALLKATPKPGDADIDNAMSGNICRCGTYGRIRKAIHIAAAK; this is encoded by the coding sequence ATGCCTGCGCTCAATATCAACGGCAGCAACACGACTCTCAACGTTCCCGACGACATGCCCCTGCTGTGGGCCCTGCGCGACGTTGCCGGCTTGACCGGCACCAAGTTCGGCTGCGGCGTGGCCCTGTGCGGCGCCTGCACCGTGCACGTGGACGGCCAGCCCACCCGTTCCTGCATCACTCCGGTCTCGGCGGTGGTCGGGAAGAACATCGTCACCATCGAAGCCATCGGCAAGGATCCGGTCGGCGCCAAGGTCCAGGCGGCCTGGCGCGAGATCGACGTGGTCCAGTGCGGCTATTGCCAGTCCGGCCAGATCATGGCGGCCACCGCTCTGCTCAAGGCCACCCCCAAGCCGGGCGACGCCGACATCGACAATGCCATGTCGGGCAATATCTGCCGCTGCGGCACCTATGGACGCATCCGCAAGGCGATCCACATCGCCGCCGCGAAATAA
- a CDS encoding xanthine dehydrogenase family protein molybdopterin-binding subunit — MDGLKEAARALSQGMDGKKTTLDSRARRDFMRLGAAGGGGLLLSFSLFGCKRAEDGRNEKPSETAVGAATNAASSQDPGLARDAFIRVGRDGIVTLVVHKVEMGQGTFTSMPQLLAEELGADLSKVRLEQAPADNKLYADPLLGGQLTGGSTSVRGAYKPLREAGAMVRTVLVEAAAESWKVPAAEITVVGGTLRHEGSGKSAGFGELVDAAAKRELPKSVALKDPEQFTLIGKPVKRLDSPAKTDGTALFGIDARLPNMLVAAVAASPVHGGKLAAVDDQKALAVPGVREVLRIDNAVAVVGEHMWAARKGLEAAAPRWDDGPNAGATTAAIVADMAKASQKEGVVARNDGDALKALASGPGRRIDAVYELPFLAHATMEPINCTVDLKADSCDIWCGTQVPAFAQAAAAKLTGLPETKVKVHNFFIGGGFGRRLESDYVAQSVALAKASKNGQPIKFVWTREEDIQKDMFRPYYYDRVSARVDEKGRPQAWFHRTTGSSIIARFAPGWLSQGLDPDAVEGSRDMPYAVPAVRVEYVRHEPPVPTAFWRGVGPTHNVFVVESFIDELAHAAKQDPVAYRRALLEKSPRTLGVLNLAAEKAGWGKPMAPIAGRKVGRGVSCQFAFGSYVAQVAEVSVGADGEVRVHRVVCAVDCGTAINPDTIVAQMESGIVYGLGAVLWGEITLDKGRVQQTNFGDYRVVRMNEAPAVEVHLVNSRDDPGGIGEPGTSALMPAVTNAVFAATGKRVRKLPIGGQLA, encoded by the coding sequence ATGGACGGACTGAAAGAGGCAGCGCGGGCTCTCTCCCAAGGAATGGATGGCAAAAAAACCACACTCGACTCGCGCGCGCGGCGCGATTTCATGCGCCTGGGCGCGGCCGGCGGCGGTGGCCTGCTGCTGAGTTTCTCCCTGTTCGGTTGCAAGCGCGCCGAGGACGGGCGCAACGAAAAGCCCTCCGAGACGGCGGTCGGCGCGGCCACCAATGCGGCGTCCAGCCAGGATCCGGGCCTGGCGCGCGACGCCTTCATCCGCGTCGGGCGCGACGGCATCGTCACCCTGGTGGTGCACAAGGTCGAGATGGGGCAGGGCACCTTCACCTCCATGCCCCAGCTGCTGGCCGAGGAACTGGGGGCCGACCTGTCGAAGGTGCGGCTGGAGCAGGCGCCGGCCGACAACAAGCTGTACGCCGACCCGCTGCTGGGCGGCCAGCTGACCGGCGGCTCGACCTCGGTGCGCGGCGCCTACAAGCCGCTGCGCGAGGCCGGCGCCATGGTGCGCACGGTGCTGGTGGAAGCGGCCGCCGAGAGCTGGAAGGTGCCGGCCGCCGAGATTACGGTGGTGGGCGGCACCCTGCGCCACGAGGGCTCCGGCAAGAGCGCCGGCTTCGGCGAACTGGTGGACGCCGCGGCCAAGCGCGAGCTGCCGAAGAGCGTGGCGCTGAAGGACCCCGAACAGTTCACCCTGATCGGCAAGCCGGTCAAGCGCCTCGATTCGCCGGCCAAGACCGACGGCACGGCCCTGTTCGGGATCGACGCGCGCCTGCCCAACATGCTGGTCGCTGCGGTGGCGGCCTCGCCCGTGCACGGCGGCAAACTGGCCGCTGTCGACGACCAGAAGGCGCTGGCGGTGCCCGGCGTGCGCGAGGTGCTGCGCATCGACAACGCGGTGGCCGTGGTGGGCGAGCACATGTGGGCCGCGCGCAAGGGCCTGGAGGCGGCCGCGCCGCGCTGGGACGACGGCCCCAACGCCGGCGCGACCACGGCCGCCATCGTGGCCGACATGGCCAAGGCCTCGCAGAAAGAAGGCGTGGTGGCGCGCAACGACGGCGACGCCCTCAAGGCCCTGGCGAGCGGTCCGGGGCGGCGCATCGACGCCGTCTACGAGTTGCCCTTCCTGGCCCACGCGACCATGGAACCCATCAATTGCACGGTCGACCTCAAAGCCGACAGTTGCGACATCTGGTGCGGCACCCAGGTGCCGGCCTTCGCCCAGGCGGCGGCCGCCAAGCTGACCGGCCTGCCGGAAACCAAGGTCAAGGTCCACAACTTCTTTATCGGCGGCGGCTTCGGCCGGCGCCTGGAGAGCGACTACGTGGCCCAGTCGGTGGCCCTGGCCAAGGCCAGCAAGAACGGACAGCCGATCAAGTTCGTCTGGACCCGCGAGGAAGACATCCAGAAGGACATGTTCCGGCCCTATTACTACGACCGCGTCTCGGCGCGGGTGGACGAGAAGGGCCGGCCCCAGGCCTGGTTCCACCGCACCACGGGTTCCTCGATCATCGCGCGCTTCGCGCCCGGCTGGCTGTCGCAGGGGCTGGACCCGGACGCGGTCGAGGGCTCGCGCGACATGCCCTACGCGGTGCCGGCGGTGCGGGTCGAGTACGTGCGCCACGAGCCGCCCGTGCCGACCGCCTTCTGGCGCGGGGTCGGGCCGACCCACAACGTGTTCGTGGTGGAGAGCTTCATCGACGAGCTGGCCCATGCGGCCAAGCAGGACCCGGTGGCCTACCGCCGCGCCCTGCTGGAGAAATCGCCGCGCACCCTGGGCGTGCTCAACCTGGCGGCCGAGAAGGCCGGCTGGGGCAAGCCGATGGCGCCGATCGCCGGGCGCAAGGTGGGGCGCGGGGTGTCCTGCCAGTTCGCCTTCGGCAGCTACGTGGCCCAGGTGGCCGAGGTCTCGGTGGGGGCGGATGGCGAGGTGCGGGTGCACCGGGTGGTGTGCGCGGTCGACTGCGGGACGGCGATCAATCCGGACACCATCGTGGCCCAGATGGAAAGCGGGATCGTGTACGGGCTGGGGGCGGTGCTGTGGGGCGAGATCACGCTCGACAAGGGCAGGGTGCAGCAGACCAATTTCGGCGACTACCGGGTGGTGCGCATGAACGAGGCGCCGGCGGTCGAGGTGCACCTCGTGAACAGCCGCGACGATCCGGGCGGGATCGGGGAGCCGGGGACTTCGGCCTTGATGCCGGCGGTGACCAATGCGGTGTTCGCGGCGACCGGGAAGAGGGTGAGGAAGTTGCCGATTGGGGGGCAGTTGGCTTGA
- the ybeY gene encoding rRNA maturation RNase YbeY, with amino-acid sequence MQEKKHHLELEVQFADTRLESLITEADLRRWVEASLLGPAELTIRFVDAEEGKALNREYRGKDYATNVLTFAYNEGEELGDEEAVQADIVLCTDVLQREADDQKKTVEEHTAHLVVHGVLHAQGFDHEHDEEAEEMEQLERDIMEALGFPDPYED; translated from the coding sequence ATGCAAGAAAAAAAACATCATCTTGAACTCGAAGTCCAGTTCGCGGATACCCGGCTGGAGAGCCTGATCACCGAAGCCGATCTGCGGCGCTGGGTCGAGGCTTCCCTGCTCGGCCCCGCCGAGCTGACCATCCGCTTCGTCGACGCCGAGGAAGGCAAGGCCCTGAACCGCGAATACCGCGGCAAGGACTACGCCACCAACGTGCTGACCTTCGCCTACAACGAGGGCGAGGAGCTGGGCGACGAGGAGGCGGTGCAGGCCGACATCGTGCTGTGCACCGACGTGCTGCAGCGCGAGGCGGACGACCAGAAGAAAACGGTCGAGGAGCACACCGCGCACCTGGTGGTGCACGGGGTGCTGCATGCCCAGGGCTTCGACCACGAGCACGACGAAGAGGCCGAGGAGATGGAGCAGCTGGAGCGCGACATCATGGAGGCCTTGGGGTTTCCGGATCCTTACGAGGACTGA